Proteins encoded by one window of Flagellimonas lutaonensis:
- a CDS encoding adenylosuccinate synthase — MVDLLLGLQWGDEGKGKIVDVLTKNYDIIARFQGGPNAGHTLEFDGFKHVLHTIPSGIFHENAINVVGNGVVIDPVIFKKELDNLAKFNIDIISRLLISRKAHLILPTHRLLDAASEAAKGKAKIGSTLKGIGPTYMDKTGRNGLRVGDLEFDNWKEKYRNLANKHEAMIGFYDVDIQYDLKELEEEFIEGINTLKELQFIDSEQYMFAAMAEGKKILAEGAQGSLLDIDFGTYPYVTSSNTTAAGACTGLGVAPGKIGRVLGIFKAYTTRVGSGPFPTELFDKDGETMGRVGNEFGATTGRPRRCGWLDLVALKYAVQINGVTELMMMKADVLSGFKTIKVCTGYKYKGGTVQHLPYNIESDNVTPIYTELKGWSKDLTKLTKAGELPPALNDYIDFLEKALHVPIKIVSVGPDRLQTIYR, encoded by the coding sequence ATGGTAGATTTATTGCTCGGCCTCCAGTGGGGGGACGAAGGAAAAGGAAAAATCGTTGATGTACTCACCAAAAATTACGATATCATCGCCCGATTTCAGGGCGGACCCAACGCAGGCCACACGTTGGAGTTTGATGGCTTCAAACATGTGCTGCATACCATTCCCTCGGGAATTTTCCATGAAAACGCCATAAACGTAGTCGGTAACGGGGTGGTCATAGACCCGGTAATCTTCAAAAAAGAACTCGACAACCTCGCTAAGTTCAACATCGATATTATATCACGTCTACTGATCTCGCGAAAGGCCCATTTGATATTGCCCACGCATCGCCTATTGGATGCCGCATCGGAGGCTGCCAAGGGCAAGGCAAAAATCGGTTCGACGCTAAAGGGCATCGGCCCTACCTATATGGACAAAACAGGAAGGAACGGTTTGCGCGTAGGCGATCTCGAATTTGATAACTGGAAGGAAAAATACCGCAATCTGGCCAACAAGCACGAGGCCATGATCGGGTTCTATGATGTTGACATACAGTACGACCTCAAAGAGCTCGAAGAAGAGTTCATCGAGGGGATCAATACCCTCAAAGAATTGCAGTTTATCGACAGTGAGCAATATATGTTCGCTGCAATGGCCGAAGGAAAAAAGATTCTGGCCGAAGGAGCGCAAGGCTCGTTGCTCGATATCGATTTTGGCACCTACCCCTATGTAACTTCTTCGAACACCACCGCCGCAGGTGCGTGTACCGGCCTGGGCGTGGCACCCGGTAAAATCGGCAGGGTGCTCGGTATCTTTAAGGCCTATACCACCCGTGTGGGCAGTGGCCCCTTCCCCACCGAGCTGTTCGATAAAGATGGTGAGACCATGGGCCGTGTGGGCAACGAATTTGGCGCCACTACCGGTCGGCCCAGACGTTGTGGCTGGCTTGACCTGGTAGCCCTTAAATATGCGGTACAGATCAACGGCGTTACTGAACTGATGATGATGAAGGCCGATGTGCTCAGCGGTTTCAAGACCATCAAGGTATGTACAGGCTATAAATACAAGGGCGGCACCGTGCAGCACCTACCCTACAATATCGAGAGTGATAACGTGACCCCGATCTATACCGAACTGAAGGGGTGGAGCAAAGACCTGACCAAGTTGACCAAGGCTGGCGAACTGCCGCCTGCCCTGAACGACTACATCGACTTCTTGGAGAAAGCGTTACATGTACCCATAAAAATTGTTTCGGTCGGGCCCGATAGGTTACAGACCATTTACAGATAG
- a CDS encoding Gfo/Idh/MocA family protein has product MALTDTSRRDFVKKSGLGVIGAALAPSILKHLGANERLRTAHIGVGNMGFEDLRDISSHPKVDVVALCDVDSNNLAKAHKLHPKAKTFSDYRVMLGQMSIDIDAVIVSTPDHTHTPAAMMAMNLNKPVYCQKPLTHYVSEARAMKKLAAEKGLVTQMGIQVHSFYDYKLATLLIQSGIIGKVHTVRAWSPKNWGYDGPPPTGSDPVPETLDWNLWLGTSKERPYKEGFYHPGNWRKLVDYGCGTLGDMGVHIFDTPYNALNLDVPKTIKNECREPNGFGYPENNVVTYEFPGTAYTADTLKWVWYDGPGAPDRHEDLILPGAETDRQASGEASQDDQSVKDKISLETKATGKGKLPEQGAMFIGEKGRLLLPHFMELPMKIVDGEYVDISKEIAAVEKAHNMGKPIRNYASEGPKHYHQFVDACLGKGECTAPFEYAARLTETILLGVIAGRFPNQTLHWNSKTAQFDEQEANEFLLATYREF; this is encoded by the coding sequence ATGGCATTAACCGACACTTCCCGAAGAGACTTTGTAAAGAAAAGCGGACTTGGCGTTATAGGCGCTGCTTTGGCCCCAAGTATTCTGAAGCATTTGGGCGCGAACGAACGATTGCGAACCGCGCACATAGGTGTGGGCAATATGGGGTTCGAAGATCTACGCGACATTTCCTCCCACCCCAAGGTCGATGTGGTGGCACTCTGCGATGTCGATTCGAATAATTTGGCCAAAGCGCATAAACTGCACCCCAAGGCAAAGACTTTTTCTGACTATCGGGTTATGCTTGGGCAAATGTCGATTGATATAGATGCCGTAATAGTGTCCACTCCCGACCATACCCATACGCCCGCCGCGATGATGGCCATGAACCTGAACAAACCCGTGTACTGCCAAAAACCGCTGACGCATTACGTCTCTGAGGCGAGGGCCATGAAAAAACTGGCCGCTGAAAAGGGGTTGGTCACCCAAATGGGCATTCAGGTACACTCTTTCTACGATTACAAATTGGCCACCCTTTTGATCCAATCGGGCATTATCGGAAAAGTACATACCGTTAGGGCCTGGTCGCCAAAAAACTGGGGATATGATGGGCCACCACCAACCGGCAGTGACCCCGTGCCCGAGACGTTGGATTGGAACCTTTGGTTGGGCACCTCGAAAGAACGGCCCTACAAAGAGGGCTTCTACCACCCCGGAAATTGGCGAAAATTGGTCGATTATGGCTGCGGAACCTTGGGAGATATGGGCGTACACATTTTTGATACGCCGTACAACGCCCTCAACCTAGACGTACCAAAGACCATAAAAAATGAATGTAGGGAGCCCAATGGTTTTGGCTATCCAGAGAACAATGTGGTCACCTACGAGTTTCCTGGCACAGCATACACGGCCGATACCTTAAAATGGGTTTGGTACGATGGCCCCGGGGCACCCGATAGGCACGAAGATTTGATATTGCCCGGAGCTGAGACCGATAGGCAGGCTTCAGGCGAAGCAAGCCAAGATGACCAGAGCGTGAAGGACAAAATATCGTTGGAGACCAAAGCAACCGGTAAAGGAAAACTGCCAGAACAGGGCGCCATGTTCATCGGTGAAAAAGGCCGCTTGCTATTGCCCCATTTTATGGAATTGCCCATGAAAATAGTCGATGGTGAATATGTTGATATTTCCAAGGAAATAGCGGCTGTGGAAAAGGCCCACAATATGGGCAAACCCATTCGCAACTATGCTTCAGAGGGGCCCAAGCACTACCACCAGTTTGTGGATGCCTGTTTGGGTAAAGGTGAGTGTACCGCACCCTTTGAATACGCCGCTAGGTTGACCGAAACCATCCTATTGGGTGTTATTGCTGGCCGTTTTCCAAACCAAACCCTACACTGGAACAGCAAAACCGCCCAATTTGATGAGCAGGAAGCAAACGAGTTCCTGCTAGCCACCTATCGCGAGTTTTGA
- a CDS encoding OstA-like protein, with protein MLLGNLSAQEGVQVQDTVQGRQINIVYGANFTKDEEQFPGASIFSKDDQRQVQFEHQGADLWCDIAIFYSAENRLKAIGNVRLQQGDSIEMNSGKLDYNGNTKLARAWDNVDLTDGQMTLTTDTLYFNREKQQSFYNSGGKVVDSVNVLTSKIGTYFMELKKVQFRDSVHIENPDYTIDSEQLDYYRISKNAYMYGPSTVTGKDYEIYCERGFYDTRREQGYGVKNTTIHYNNRIIEGDSVYFDKVREFASATNNIKVTDTINKGVLKAHYAEVFKANDSVFATKRAVSIGLVEKDQDSLYVHGDTLMITGKPEARILRAFRNAKFYKTDLSGKCDSIHSEEKTGVTQLIGRPILWNVENQMTGDSIHLISDLETDKLDSLKVINNAFIISLDTIGKTGYNQAKGINLLGKFIDNELKIIDLIKNTEVIYYMYNDDDELIGINKTTCSRIRMLMENSDIEDITFYVNPDGTIFPEEDWAQQIQKLDGFVWRGEERIRSKDDIFDEDDNNIELVKIRGIDNLIDIDAEERERSGLPELPTNSNDQNPNSKAIKPKRPALKKVGRKE; from the coding sequence CTGCTTCTGGGCAACCTATCGGCACAAGAAGGTGTACAGGTGCAAGATACCGTTCAAGGCCGCCAGATCAACATCGTCTATGGTGCCAATTTCACCAAGGATGAAGAACAGTTTCCCGGAGCCTCTATCTTCAGTAAAGACGATCAGCGCCAAGTACAGTTTGAACACCAAGGGGCCGATCTGTGGTGCGATATCGCCATCTTCTATTCTGCTGAAAATAGGCTGAAGGCCATTGGCAATGTGCGGCTCCAGCAGGGAGACTCCATTGAGATGAACAGTGGCAAACTTGATTACAACGGCAACACCAAACTGGCCCGTGCCTGGGATAATGTTGACCTCACCGACGGACAAATGACCCTGACCACCGACACCCTATATTTTAACCGTGAAAAACAACAGTCGTTCTACAACTCGGGGGGCAAGGTGGTCGATTCTGTCAATGTACTGACCAGCAAAATCGGCACCTACTTCATGGAACTGAAAAAGGTTCAGTTTCGCGATAGTGTACACATTGAAAATCCCGATTATACCATCGATTCAGAACAGCTAGATTATTACCGTATCTCAAAAAACGCCTATATGTACGGCCCCTCGACCGTTACCGGCAAAGACTATGAGATTTACTGTGAACGAGGTTTTTATGATACCAGGCGAGAACAAGGCTATGGTGTCAAAAACACCACCATCCACTACAACAATCGCATCATTGAGGGCGACAGTGTATATTTTGACAAAGTAAGGGAGTTTGCCTCTGCCACAAACAATATCAAGGTTACCGATACCATCAATAAGGGTGTTCTAAAGGCCCATTATGCAGAGGTTTTTAAGGCCAATGACTCCGTTTTTGCAACAAAAAGGGCAGTTTCTATCGGTTTGGTCGAAAAAGACCAAGATTCGCTGTATGTGCATGGCGATACCCTGATGATCACCGGCAAACCCGAAGCAAGGATCTTGAGGGCCTTTCGCAATGCAAAGTTTTACAAAACCGATTTGAGCGGAAAGTGCGACAGTATCCATTCCGAAGAAAAAACTGGTGTGACCCAACTTATCGGCCGGCCCATTCTGTGGAATGTTGAAAACCAGATGACCGGTGACAGCATCCATCTGATATCTGACCTTGAAACCGATAAACTTGATTCTTTGAAGGTGATCAACAATGCCTTTATCATCTCGTTGGATACCATCGGAAAAACAGGATACAACCAGGCCAAGGGCATTAATCTATTGGGGAAATTCATCGACAATGAACTGAAAATCATTGACTTGATAAAAAATACCGAGGTCATTTATTACATGTACAACGACGATGACGAATTGATCGGCATCAACAAGACCACCTGTAGCCGTATCAGGATGTTGATGGAGAACAGTGATATTGAAGACATCACTTTTTATGTGAACCCCGATGGCACCATTTTTCCCGAAGAAGACTGGGCACAGCAGATTCAAAAACTGGATGGTTTTGTTTGGCGCGGTGAAGAACGGATCCGTTCAAAGGATGACATTTTTGATGAAGATGACAACAACATCGAGCTGGTTAAAATACGTGGTATAGACAACCTGATCGACATAGATGCAGAGGAACGGGAACGTAGTGGTCTGCCCGAGCTTCCTACAAATTCCAATGATCAAAATCCAAATTCCAAAGCCATCAAACCCAAACGGCCTGCTCTGAAAAAAGTCGGCCGTAAAGAGTAA
- a CDS encoding aspartate aminotransferase family protein, which yields MKKDFFKYQAQTTPHPLAMEVSHAEGCYIYDTNGNAHLDFVAGVSACSLGHCHPKVVKAVQDQAAKYMHVMVYGEYVQGPAVKYTKLLASLLPENLQTTYLVNSGTEAIEGALKLARRATGRSEIIAAHHAYHGNTMGSLSVMGYEERKSAFRPLIPDVRFIPFNSEAHLSQITPKTAAVILETIQGGAGFILPKNDYLKKVRERCDEVGALLVLDEIQPGFGRTGRLFAFEHFNCVPDILVMGKGMASGLPVGAFTASHEMMATLQDNPKLGHITTFGGNPVIASACLATLKELTENQLIEQTIGKEKLFRKLLVHPLIEEIRGKGLMLALIMKDEALANELVLTAAKKGLILFWLLFEPRAVRISPPLTINETEIEKGCRQIISILNDYKKAAC from the coding sequence ATGAAGAAAGATTTTTTCAAATACCAGGCACAGACAACACCACACCCTCTGGCAATGGAGGTCTCCCACGCCGAGGGCTGTTATATCTATGATACCAACGGCAACGCCCATTTGGATTTTGTGGCCGGGGTATCGGCCTGTAGTTTGGGGCACTGCCACCCAAAAGTGGTCAAGGCCGTACAAGACCAAGCGGCAAAGTATATGCACGTAATGGTGTATGGCGAATACGTGCAAGGCCCCGCTGTCAAATACACAAAACTGTTGGCATCGTTGTTGCCCGAAAACCTGCAGACCACCTACTTGGTAAATTCCGGCACCGAGGCCATTGAGGGGGCGCTCAAACTGGCACGAAGGGCCACGGGGCGCTCAGAAATCATTGCGGCCCACCATGCCTACCACGGCAATACCATGGGCAGTTTGAGCGTGATGGGCTACGAAGAGCGCAAAAGTGCCTTCCGGCCCTTGATTCCCGATGTTCGCTTCATCCCCTTTAACAGCGAGGCCCATTTGTCGCAGATCACCCCCAAAACCGCAGCCGTTATCTTAGAGACCATACAGGGTGGTGCGGGTTTTATACTGCCGAAAAACGATTATTTGAAGAAAGTACGCGAGCGCTGTGACGAGGTCGGTGCCCTGCTGGTCTTAGATGAAATTCAGCCAGGGTTTGGCCGTACCGGAAGGCTGTTCGCGTTCGAGCATTTTAATTGTGTGCCCGATATCTTGGTGATGGGCAAGGGCATGGCCTCAGGACTACCAGTGGGTGCCTTCACCGCATCCCATGAGATGATGGCCACTCTGCAAGACAATCCAAAATTGGGGCATATCACCACTTTTGGGGGCAATCCTGTCATTGCGTCAGCATGCTTGGCTACTTTGAAAGAACTAACTGAAAATCAGTTGATTGAACAAACCATTGGAAAAGAAAAATTGTTCCGTAAGCTTTTGGTACATCCTTTGATTGAAGAGATAAGGGGAAAGGGACTAATGCTTGCGCTCATTATGAAAGACGAAGCCCTAGCCAACGAATTGGTGCTGACGGCCGCCAAAAAAGGCTTGATCCTTTTTTGGCTCTTGTTCGAGCCCCGGGCGGTGCGCATATCCCCTCCCCTGACCATTAATGAGACAGAAATTGAGAAAGGTTGTAGGCAAATCATCAGTATTCTAAACGATTACAAAAAAGCCGCCTGTTAA
- a CDS encoding tetratricopeptide repeat protein, with protein MALDPNENPDKSIHKFESMLKTDDVYFFDAEDFEEIIHHYLNNGKVALGKKAIQFGLQQHPNCIELKLLHVEVLVFEDKFEEANRLLDELQNIDGQNEEIYIQRANIQSKLDNHKEAVRLLQEALELANDSFDIHSLLGMEYLFMDDYEMAKQSFMRCLEYDDRDYSSLYNVVYCFEFMEDFDGAINYLNDYLERNPYCEVAWHQLGKMYFSKQMYNEALASFDFAIISDDSFLGAYFEKAKVLEKLGRYAEAIDCYETTIEIDDPTSHAFLRIGKCHEKLGNDDLAKYYYYNTVHEDPLLDKGWLAITNYYFKKKAYKKALHYINKAINIDGENARYWKKCAEIYAALKNFDEADFAYKQAIDLGNFELETWVKWATVLENTADFNSAEQVLLQGMEFYPEEAVLHYHLALVYLYMGNAPEARKKVKSGMELNADMVTDFKTELLRYKHLSWITVIFANNKKTSTK; from the coding sequence ATGGCGTTAGACCCTAACGAAAATCCTGATAAATCCATCCATAAGTTTGAATCGATGCTCAAAACAGATGATGTCTATTTCTTCGATGCCGAAGATTTTGAAGAGATCATCCACCACTACTTGAACAACGGTAAAGTGGCGCTCGGTAAAAAGGCCATACAATTTGGGCTGCAGCAACATCCCAACTGTATAGAGCTAAAATTGTTGCATGTAGAGGTATTGGTTTTTGAGGATAAATTTGAAGAGGCCAACCGATTGTTGGATGAGCTTCAGAACATAGACGGACAGAACGAGGAAATCTACATACAGCGGGCCAACATACAGTCAAAACTCGACAACCATAAAGAAGCAGTGAGATTGCTGCAAGAGGCCCTTGAACTGGCAAACGATAGTTTCGACATCCATTCGCTCTTGGGGATGGAATACCTGTTTATGGACGATTATGAAATGGCCAAGCAAAGTTTCATGCGCTGCCTCGAGTACGACGACCGTGACTATTCATCGCTTTACAACGTGGTGTACTGCTTTGAGTTCATGGAAGATTTTGATGGGGCCATCAATTACCTAAACGACTATCTTGAACGAAACCCCTATTGCGAAGTGGCCTGGCACCAACTTGGCAAAATGTACTTTTCCAAACAGATGTACAACGAAGCGCTGGCCTCGTTCGATTTTGCCATTATTTCCGATGATTCGTTTCTTGGGGCCTATTTTGAAAAAGCAAAGGTGCTCGAAAAATTGGGCAGGTATGCAGAAGCCATTGATTGCTACGAAACCACCATCGAAATAGACGACCCCACCTCGCACGCCTTTTTGCGAATTGGCAAGTGCCACGAAAAATTGGGCAACGATGACCTAGCAAAATATTACTACTACAACACGGTGCACGAAGACCCGCTGTTGGACAAGGGTTGGCTGGCCATCACCAATTACTATTTTAAAAAGAAGGCGTACAAGAAAGCACTGCACTACATCAACAAGGCAATCAACATCGATGGTGAAAATGCCCGGTATTGGAAAAAATGTGCAGAAATCTACGCCGCGCTGAAGAATTTTGACGAAGCTGATTTTGCTTATAAACAAGCGATAGACCTCGGTAATTTTGAGCTGGAGACCTGGGTTAAATGGGCCACTGTACTTGAAAATACCGCCGATTTCAACTCGGCAGAGCAGGTGTTGCTGCAGGGTATGGAATTTTACCCTGAGGAAGCTGTATTGCATTACCACCTTGCTTTGGTCTATCTGTACATGGGCAACGCCCCCGAAGCCAGAAAAAAGGTGAAAAGCGGTATGGAACTGAACGCTGACATGGTAACCGATTTCAAAACCGAATTGTTACGGTACAAGCATCTTTCGTGGATTACCGTTATCTTCGCGAACAACAAAAAGACGTCTACCAAGTAG